A stretch of DNA from Myxococcota bacterium:
ATTATGGGGGCGTTTTATCGCACGATTTTAGTTATTTGCCTGTCTTTACCGGCAGTTGCGGGGGCGCTTTCACAAAAACCAGGAAGCTACTTAGTCAAGTTTAGGCCAAATACCACCGAGTCTGTTCGCCAAACCATCCATGAACATGCGCATGCCAAGCGCGTTCGGAAGTACACCCACCCAGCAGGTCTTGAACTGGTACAAATTCCAGCCAGCCTCACAGCCAAAGCGCTAGAAATATACCAGAAAGATACACGAGTACAATTCGTCGAACTGAATTACCAAATGCGAGCAACACAGGAACTTCCTGATACTCCTTTATTTGATGTCCAGTGGGGCCTGGGGCCTACCGGGATTAACGCTGGACCTGCCTGGAGCCAAATCACGGGTGATAAAAGTGTTGTTATCGGAATTTTAGATTCTGGGGTCGATTATAACCACCCAGACCTGCGCAATAACATTTGGGTAAACACTCTCGAGATTCCAAACAATGGCGTCGATGATGACAATAACGGTTACATCGATGATGTGCACGGCATCAACGGCATTGAAGCAACGGGCGATCCGATGGACGACAATGGCCATGGCACTCAAATCGCCGGCATTATTGGCGCAGAAAAAAATCCCACCATGGGTGTGTCTGGTGTGGTTCAAAAGGTGTCTATTATCCCATGCAAGTTTATGAATGCCGAAGGCGTTGGTGATACCGCTTCAGCGTTAGCATGCATGGACTACTTTTCCGAACTTGCGGTGCGCAAGAACAGTCCTGTGAAAATCATCGCCACCAATAACTCCTGGAGCAGGAACCGACCTTCCATGGCTTTTAAGACCGCCGTCCAAGAGCATCAACGTTTGGGAATCCTATTTATTGCTTCTGCCGATAGTCGAAAGGGCAACAACGACACGTTCTTTGTGTTTCCTGCCAATGCAACCGAAAGCAGTTCC
This window harbors:
- a CDS encoding S8 family peptidase, which produces MGAFYRTILVICLSLPAVAGALSQKPGSYLVKFRPNTTESVRQTIHEHAHAKRVRKYTHPAGLELVQIPASLTAKALEIYQKDTRVQFVELNYQMRATQELPDTPLFDVQWGLGPTGINAGPAWSQITGDKSVVIGILDSGVDYNHPDLRNNIWVNTLEIPNNGVDDDNNGYIDDVHGINGIEATGDPMDDNGHGTQIAGIIGAEKNPTMGVSGVVQKVSIIPCKFMNAEGVGDTASALACMDYFSELAVRKNSPVKIIATNNSWSRNRPSMAFKTAVQEHQRLGILFIASADSRKGNNDTFFVFPANATESSSIAVAASDRTGSLASFSNYGKHSVHVIAPGIDIYTTQLDGKYGFMSGTSASTAFVTGMVAALKSNNPDLTWIGIKNLIFAGGLPTASLDPYIFTSRRVRLIDTNGFGSLSCTNQTVAGRLSPKTANTTIRLGETLLLSWLSINCANPNPVGLPNIGLHDDGVDGDDAPNDGVYNKLFTPTEAGTYQIAFGQNDIITVNVVATTASQ